In Solidesulfovibrio carbinoliphilus subsp. oakridgensis, the sequence CCGGCAAAGCGCCTCGGCCCAGTTCAAAAATCTGACGCAGGAGGCCAAGGCCCCGCGTCCGGAAAACGTCCGCCGGGACCTCGACTTCATCCTGGACATCCCGCTCGACGTGTCGGCCGAGCTCGGACGGACCAAGCTCCTTATCAACGAACTGCTGCAGCTCGGCCAGGGTTCGGTCATCGAACTCAACAAGCTGGCCGGCGAGCCGCTGGAAATCTACGTCAACGGCAAGCTGGTGGCCCGGGGCGAGGCGGTCGTCATCAACGAGAAATTCGGCGTGCGCCTGACCGACATCATAAGCCCCATCGAACGGGTGAAACAGCTTGCCTGATCCGGCCGCCGTCCCCTCCCCCCTGCCGGCCACGGACTTCAGTCTGGCCGGAACGGCCCTGCACATGGCCCTGGCCCTGCTCGCCATCCTGGCCGTCATTTTCGCGGCCTACTGGCTCCTGCGGCGCTTCGGCCCCAAGTTCGGCCTTGGCCCCGGCGGCCGGGGCGGGGTGCTGCGCCTCATGGCCCACCTGAGCCTCGGGCCCCGCAAAAGCGTCGTCGTGGTCCGTTTCTTGAATAAGGATCTGGTGCTGGGCGTCACCGACCAGTCCATCACGCTTCTCACCGAGGGCAATGCCGACCATGATGCGCAATCCGATTTCGCGGCCGCCCTGGCCGACCAGACGCGCCGTCCCGGCGGCGACCCGGCTCCCTGATGGTGCGCCGGCACGTTCCTTTTCTGTAGCCAACCCAGGCAATATCCTAAAAAAGTTTCTTTTTTTGCTGACAAAGCACGCCCGGACCTTTTCCGGGCAGGCCGCCTTTCCCGTCTGCCTGCTGGTCCTGGCCGGACTTGTCCTTTTCGTGGCCGGGCCGGCCCTGGCCCAGGACGCCCCGACCCTGTCCCTCAACCTGGCCGCCGGCCAGAACCAGCCCGAACGGGTCTCGACACTCCTCGAAATCCTGTTCGCCTTGACCGTCCTGTCCCTGGCCCCGTCGTTCATCCTGACGGTGACGTCTTTCACGCGCATCATCATCGTCTTCTCGTTTCTGCGCCAGGCCATGGGCGTGCCGCAGGTGCCGCCGACCCAGATCCTGGCCAGCCTGGCCATTTTTCTGACCTGCGTCATCATGTATCCGACCGGCAAGCAGATCAACGACGACGCCCTGCAACCGTATCTGGAGGAGCGCATCGGCTTCACCGAGGCCCTCAAAAAGGCCGAGGCGCCCTTGCGCGAGTTCCTGTTCAAGCACACCCGCGAAAAGGACCTGTCGGTCTTTTACACCGTGACCAAGATGGAGCGGCCCAAGGACAAGGCCGAAGTGCCGACCATGATGCTCGCGGCCGGCTTCATGATCAGCGAGCTCAAGACCGCCTTTACCATCGGCTTTCTCATCTACATTCCGTTTCTGATCCTCGACATGGTGATTTCGAGCATCCTCCTTGCCATGGGCATGATGATGCTGCCTCCGGCCACCATTGCCATGCCCTTCAAGCTCCTGCTCTTTGTCCTGGTCGACGGCTGGGCCCTCATGGTCGGGTCGCTGGTCAACTCATTTGGAACCT encodes:
- the fliN gene encoding flagellar motor switch protein FliN: MAPDDIDQDKLAAEWAAALDDQDDDKPASQSDIDALFDQPSGGGKGGGGGGDDALAAEWAAALADEEEQSIKRERDQDALSRQSASAQFKNLTQEAKAPRPENVRRDLDFILDIPLDVSAELGRTKLLINELLQLGQGSVIELNKLAGEPLEIYVNGKLVARGEAVVINEKFGVRLTDIISPIERVKQLA
- the fliO gene encoding flagellar biosynthetic protein FliO translates to MPDPAAVPSPLPATDFSLAGTALHMALALLAILAVIFAAYWLLRRFGPKFGLGPGGRGGVLRLMAHLSLGPRKSVVVVRFLNKDLVLGVTDQSITLLTEGNADHDAQSDFAAALADQTRRPGGDPAP
- the fliP gene encoding flagellar type III secretion system pore protein FliP (The bacterial flagellar biogenesis protein FliP forms a type III secretion system (T3SS)-type pore required for flagellar assembly.), translated to MLVLAGLVLFVAGPALAQDAPTLSLNLAAGQNQPERVSTLLEILFALTVLSLAPSFILTVTSFTRIIIVFSFLRQAMGVPQVPPTQILASLAIFLTCVIMYPTGKQINDDALQPYLEERIGFTEALKKAEAPLREFLFKHTREKDLSVFYTVTKMERPKDKAEVPTMMLAAGFMISELKTAFTIGFLIYIPFLILDMVISSILLAMGMMMLPPATIAMPFKLLLFVLVDGWALMVGSLVNSFGT